A genomic segment from Actinomycetota bacterium encodes:
- a CDS encoding V-type ATP synthase subunit A yields MEAGVVVKVSGPLVVARDLPDPKMYDLVKVGRERLMGEIIELRGNLASIQVYEETAGLGPGDEVISTGEPLSVELGPGLLTSIYDGVQRPLDVIRAKYGNYVTRGVEEPGLSRERRWAFTPAVKVGDEVGPGDILGTVPETKVITHRIMVPVGVEGKVSEIKEGEFTVEDVVAVVETPRGEVPVTMMQRWPVRRPRMYAEKLTPYEPLVTGQRIVDTFFPISKGGTACVPGPFGSGKTVLQHAIAKWANAQIVVFVGCGERGNEMTDVLLEFPELTDPYSGESLMLRTVLIANTSNMPVAAREASVYTGITIAEYYRDMGYHVALQADSTSRWAEAMREISGRLEEMPGEEGYPAYLGTRLAAFYERAGRVVCLGKDRREGSVSAIGSVSPPGGDLSEPVTQATLRVVKVFWGLEDRLAFARHFPAINWLNSYSLYLDKVEDYWRQEVEPAYAELREEAMGILQREAELQEVVRLIGIEALSDQERLIMETAKSLREDFLQQNAFDDADAFTSLRKQYRLLRLIMTYHHLATRELEKGRPIEELIDLPVQEEIARAKFIPEEELERFDRLEEKVAEQLAGQVSEVRA; encoded by the coding sequence ATGGAAGCGGGAGTAGTGGTCAAGGTTTCCGGTCCCCTGGTGGTGGCCAGGGACCTGCCCGATCCCAAGATGTACGACCTGGTCAAGGTGGGCAGGGAGCGGCTGATGGGGGAGATCATCGAGCTGCGGGGCAACCTGGCCTCCATCCAGGTCTACGAGGAGACGGCGGGCCTGGGGCCGGGGGACGAGGTCATATCCACGGGCGAGCCCCTCAGCGTGGAGCTGGGACCGGGCCTGCTCACCTCCATATACGATGGCGTGCAGCGTCCCCTGGACGTCATCCGGGCCAAGTACGGTAACTACGTCACCCGCGGGGTGGAGGAGCCCGGGCTTTCCCGGGAACGCCGGTGGGCCTTCACCCCGGCGGTAAAGGTGGGGGACGAGGTGGGCCCCGGGGACATCCTGGGCACCGTCCCGGAGACCAAGGTCATCACCCACCGCATCATGGTGCCGGTGGGGGTGGAGGGAAAGGTCTCCGAGATCAAAGAGGGGGAGTTCACCGTGGAGGACGTGGTGGCCGTGGTGGAGACTCCCCGGGGAGAGGTCCCGGTGACCATGATGCAGCGCTGGCCGGTCCGCCGGCCCCGCATGTACGCGGAGAAGCTGACCCCCTACGAGCCGCTGGTCACCGGGCAGCGCATCGTGGATACCTTCTTCCCCATCTCCAAGGGGGGGACGGCCTGCGTGCCCGGCCCCTTCGGTTCGGGGAAGACCGTCCTCCAGCACGCCATCGCCAAGTGGGCCAACGCCCAGATCGTGGTCTTCGTGGGCTGCGGGGAGCGCGGGAACGAGATGACCGACGTCCTCCTCGAGTTCCCCGAGCTCACCGACCCCTACAGCGGCGAGTCCCTCATGCTGCGCACGGTACTCATCGCCAACACCTCCAACATGCCGGTGGCCGCCCGGGAGGCCTCGGTGTACACGGGGATAACCATCGCCGAGTACTACCGGGACATGGGGTACCACGTGGCCCTACAGGCGGACTCCACCTCCCGCTGGGCGGAGGCCATGCGCGAGATCTCGGGTCGGCTGGAGGAGATGCCCGGCGAGGAGGGATATCCCGCCTACCTGGGCACCCGGCTGGCCGCCTTCTACGAGCGGGCCGGGAGGGTGGTGTGCCTGGGGAAGGACCGCCGGGAGGGCTCGGTGAGCGCCATAGGCTCGGTGTCCCCTCCAGGAGGCGACCTCTCAGAGCCGGTGACCCAGGCCACCCTGCGCGTGGTCAAGGTCTTCTGGGGGCTGGAGGACCGGCTGGCCTTCGCCCGCCACTTCCCGGCCATCAACTGGCTGAACAGCTACAGCCTCTACCTGGACAAGGTGGAGGACTACTGGAGGCAGGAGGTGGAGCCGGCCTACGCGGAGCTGCGCGAGGAGGCCATGGGCATCCTGCAGAGGGAGGCGGAGCTCCAGGAGGTTGTGCGCCTCATCGGCATCGAGGCCCTCTCCGACCAGGAGCGCCTGATAATGGAGACGGCCAAGTCCCTGCGCGAGGACTTCCTGCAGCAGAACGCCTTCGACGATGCAGACGCCTTCACCTCGCTGCGCAAGCAGTACCGGCTCCTCAGGCTGATCATGACCTACCACCACCTGGCCACCCGGGAGCTGGAGAAGGGGAGGCCCATCGAGGAACTTATCGACCTCCCCGTCCAGGAGGAGATCGCCCGGGCCAAGTTCATCCCTGAGGAGGAGCTGGAGAGGTTCGACCGCCTGGAGGAGAAGGTGGCCGAGCAGCTGGCCGGGCAGGTCTCGGAGGTGAGGGCCTGA
- a CDS encoding V-type ATP synthase subunit D — MARIQVNPNRMELLKLRKRAAIAERGHKLLKDKLDELMKQFLALVQESRELRREVEARLADAHLIFAIARSEVITEEVEESLSVPTMSLEVEVEQANIMGVRVPHFEVRMEGEFDCYSLISTPFSLDAALLNYRDLTPDLVRLAEMENNVSLLAQEIERTRRRVNALEHVLIPSLKETIVYITMKLDEMERSYRTQLMKIKSMQEEAASR; from the coding sequence ATGGCTCGTATCCAGGTGAACCCCAACCGCATGGAGCTCCTGAAGCTGCGCAAGCGCGCGGCCATCGCGGAGCGGGGCCACAAGCTGCTCAAGGACAAGCTGGACGAGCTCATGAAGCAGTTTCTGGCCCTGGTGCAGGAGAGCCGGGAACTGCGCCGCGAGGTGGAGGCCCGCCTGGCCGACGCGCATCTCATCTTCGCCATCGCCCGCTCCGAGGTGATCACCGAGGAGGTGGAGGAGTCCCTCTCCGTCCCCACCATGAGCCTGGAGGTGGAGGTGGAGCAGGCCAACATCATGGGGGTGCGCGTTCCCCATTTCGAGGTGCGCATGGAGGGCGAGTTCGACTGCTACAGCCTCATCTCCACCCCCTTCTCCCTGGACGCGGCCCTCCTCAACTACCGGGACCTCACCCCCGACCTGGTGAGGCTGGCGGAGATGGAGAACAACGTAAGCCTGCTGGCCCAGGAGATAGAGCGCACCCGGAGGCGGGTGAACGCCCTGGAGCACGTGCTCATCCCCTCCCTGAAGGAGACCATCGTCTACATCACCATGAAGTTGGACGAGATGG
- a CDS encoding V-type ATP synthase subunit B — protein MLKEYLTVKEIVGPLILLEGVEGAKYNELVEVEFPDGSVGLGNVLEVEEDLVLLQSFEATSGLNIRQTKVRFTGRGLELPVSRDILGRVFDGLGRPIDNGPRIIPDKRLDINGNPINPYARDFPTDFIQTGISAIDGLNPLVRGQKLPIFSGAGLPHSRLAAQIARQAGVLGAEEEFAVVFAAMGITFEEAEFFIQEFRSTAAIERAVLFINLADDPAIERIATPRMALTAAEYLAFDLDMHVLVILIDMTYYCEALREISAARKEVPGRRGYPGYLYTDLATIYERAGRIKDAKGSITQIPVLSMPDDDKTHPIPDLTGYITEGQIILSRDLHRRGIYPPIDVLPSLSRLKEKGIGPGKTREDHSPLSNQLFSAYARGKEAKELAVILGEAALSEEDRLFVQFSEAFEDRFIRQGEYEDRSIEETLTIGWDLLRILPRAELKRVKEEHIRKYMENTG, from the coding sequence ATGCTCAAGGAGTACTTGACGGTCAAGGAGATAGTGGGACCCCTCATCCTCCTGGAGGGAGTGGAGGGGGCCAAGTACAACGAGCTGGTGGAGGTGGAGTTCCCGGACGGTTCCGTGGGGCTGGGAAACGTCCTGGAGGTGGAGGAGGACCTGGTCCTTTTGCAGTCCTTCGAGGCCACCAGCGGCCTGAACATCCGCCAGACCAAGGTGCGCTTCACCGGGCGCGGCCTGGAGCTCCCGGTCTCCCGGGACATCCTGGGCCGAGTCTTCGACGGCCTGGGGCGTCCCATCGACAACGGTCCGCGCATCATCCCGGACAAGAGGCTGGACATCAACGGCAACCCCATCAACCCTTACGCCCGGGACTTCCCCACCGACTTTATCCAGACCGGCATCTCGGCCATTGACGGCCTGAATCCCTTGGTGCGGGGGCAGAAGCTCCCCATCTTCTCCGGCGCCGGACTCCCCCACTCCCGCCTCGCCGCCCAGATCGCCCGCCAGGCGGGCGTGCTGGGGGCGGAGGAGGAGTTCGCCGTGGTCTTCGCCGCCATGGGCATCACCTTCGAGGAGGCGGAGTTCTTCATCCAGGAGTTCCGCTCCACGGCGGCCATCGAGCGGGCGGTGCTCTTCATCAACCTGGCCGATGACCCGGCCATCGAGCGCATCGCCACCCCGCGCATGGCCCTCACCGCCGCCGAGTACCTGGCCTTCGACCTGGACATGCACGTCCTGGTCATCCTCATCGACATGACCTACTACTGCGAGGCCCTGCGGGAGATCTCCGCCGCCCGCAAGGAGGTCCCCGGGCGGAGGGGATACCCCGGGTACCTCTACACCGACCTGGCCACCATCTACGAGCGGGCAGGGAGGATCAAGGATGCCAAGGGTTCCATCACCCAGATCCCGGTGCTCTCCATGCCCGACGACGACAAGACCCATCCCATACCCGACCTCACCGGCTACATCACCGAGGGTCAGATCATCCTCTCCCGGGACCTGCACCGGAGGGGCATCTACCCGCCCATCGACGTCCTGCCCTCCCTCTCCCGCCTCAAGGAAAAGGGCATCGGTCCGGGCAAGACCCGCGAGGATCACTCGCCCCTCTCCAACCAGCTCTTCTCGGCCTACGCCAGGGGCAAGGAGGCCAAGGAGTTGGCGGTCATCTTGGGGGAAGCCGCCCTCTCCGAGGAGGACAGGCTCTTCGTGCAGTTCAGCGAGGCCTTCGAGGACCGCTTTATCCGCCAGGGCGAGTACGAGGACCGCAGCATTGAGGAGACCCTCACCATAGGCTGGGACCTGCTGCGCATCCTGCCCCGCGCCGAGCTGAAGCGGGTCAAGGAGGAGCATATAAGGAAATATATGGAAAATACCGGTTGA
- a CDS encoding V-type ATP synthase subunit F, with translation MTTRKKVAMIGGRTSTLGFRALGVETFIASLPEDGPHIWGELDLERYAVIMVTEPVFEVLHREVPGFPPHGGLPVVLVIPAVTGTREMAAARLRERIIKAVGADLER, from the coding sequence ATGACGACCAGGAAGAAAGTGGCCATGATCGGGGGTCGAACCTCCACCCTGGGATTCCGGGCCCTGGGGGTGGAGACCTTCATCGCTTCTCTTCCCGAGGACGGTCCCCACATCTGGGGAGAGCTGGACCTGGAACGTTACGCGGTGATCATGGTCACCGAGCCGGTCTTCGAGGTGCTGCACCGGGAGGTACCCGGGTTCCCGCCCCATGGCGGGTTGCCGGTGGTGCTGGTGATTCCGGCGGTCACCGGGACCCGGGAGATGGCCGCGGCCAGGTTACGGGAGCGGATCATCAAGGCGGTGGGCGCCGACCTGGAGAGATGA
- a CDS encoding V-type ATPase subunit: MGRVRAQEKKLLVSHHLGRLVEADFQEALHILEEVEMGDYLAGASTAREVDDGLINYLHDVYEFLREALPKDSVLFEFFHCRYDFHNLKVLLKARLGGTGEEALLPRLGRMDVEVLRRGVENPLELPSPYKEVVVEVMEREPSPQEAETIIDRHYLRYRLFLARREGSEFLVEFARTSIDFANLKALLRARRLGKDREAVQRSLVEGGFIPLPHLLDLYGDTDEVMMRKLEQTRYSSRLLELLGEEEEKPSLSDFDRRSDDYIMDMLRASRRISVGVEPVFAFVRARENEVTMVRMILMGKLHNLAPEAIERMLRKPYLE; encoded by the coding sequence GTGGGGAGGGTTAGGGCTCAGGAGAAGAAACTTCTTGTCTCCCACCACCTGGGCAGGTTGGTGGAGGCCGATTTCCAGGAGGCCCTGCACATCCTGGAGGAGGTGGAGATGGGGGACTACCTGGCCGGGGCTTCCACGGCCCGGGAGGTGGATGACGGGCTCATCAACTACCTGCACGACGTCTACGAGTTCCTGCGGGAAGCCCTCCCCAAGGACTCGGTGCTCTTCGAGTTCTTCCACTGCCGGTACGACTTCCACAACCTCAAGGTGTTGCTCAAGGCGCGCCTTGGGGGGACAGGGGAGGAAGCACTCCTGCCCCGGCTGGGGAGGATGGACGTCGAGGTCCTGAGGCGGGGGGTGGAGAACCCCCTGGAGCTCCCCTCACCATACAAGGAAGTGGTGGTGGAGGTGATGGAGAGAGAGCCCTCCCCGCAGGAGGCGGAGACCATCATCGACCGCCACTACCTGCGCTACCGCCTGTTCCTCGCCCGGCGGGAGGGGAGCGAGTTCCTGGTGGAGTTCGCCCGCACGAGCATCGACTTCGCCAACCTCAAGGCCCTTCTGCGGGCGAGGCGGCTGGGGAAGGACCGGGAGGCGGTGCAGAGGTCCCTGGTGGAGGGGGGCTTCATCCCCCTCCCTCACCTTCTGGACCTCTACGGCGACACCGACGAGGTGATGATGCGCAAGCTGGAGCAGACCCGCTATTCCTCCCGCCTCCTGGAGCTCCTGGGAGAGGAGGAAGAAAAGCCAAGCCTGAGCGACTTCGACCGCCGCAGCGACGACTATATCATGGACATGCTGCGGGCCAGCCGGCGCATCTCGGTGGGCGTGGAGCCGGTATTCGCCTTCGTGCGGGCCCGGGAGAACGAGGTGACCATGGTGCGCATGATCCTCATGGGCAAGCTCCACAACCTGGCCCCAGAGGCCATCGAGAGGATGCTCCGCAAGCCCTACTTGGAGTAG